TTTCAAGGGGTCTCGCACCGTGGGATTGCGATGCAATGGGAGCAGGAGAGCGGTGTCAGGGAAACGATCCAAGACCAGTCGAATACCCGATGCGATGTCTCCCAAACGATCTCCCCAATTTTCACGTCGGTGAACCGTGGCCAAAATCACGCGCTGGGATGTCCAATCGAGCCCCTCAAAATGCACCTCAGGAGCTTTTTCCGCCATCAACAGCAGCGCATCAATCACGGTGTTTCCTGTCACCGAAAGGTCTCCGACAACCCCTGAGGCACGGAGATTCTGCTCAGCCTTGAGGGTCGGAGCAAAATGCAATGTGGCGATCTGAGATAACAAGCGTCGATTGGCTTCCTCGGGGAACGGATCCAAGAGGTTGTCGGTGCGCAAACCCGCCTCCACATGACCCACCGGAATTTGCTCATAAAACGCCGCCAAACCGGCCGCAAACGCCGTAGTCGTGTCCCCTTGAACCAGAACAATCTGTGGGGGGAAATCATGAAAATCATCCCGCAAACCTTGCAACGCAGCGCAGGTGACGTGAGTCAATGTTTGGCGTGGTGCCATCAAGTTGAGATCCCTGTCGGCTTGCAATCCGAAAAGATCCATCACCTGGGTGACCATTTCACGGTGCTGACCCGTCAACACAACTCGGGTCGTTATGGCCTCACACGCTTGAAACGTGCGGATCACGGGAGCGAGTTTGATCGCCTCAGGACGCGTCCCTAAAACGATGGTGACGCGGGGCTGATCGGCCATGAAGTCCGCACGTATAGACGGATCCTACGGGCGTTCAGGAATCGAAGACCTCCATCAATCACTTGCCAGCAGACACATCGGAACGATCCTGGAATTACATCGTCTCGATGATCGTTGGATCAGCCGGTCTTTCCCCCCAGCTTTCCGCCGCGCACAGCCGGCACCTCAGCCAGTACCCCATCTCCAACAACGCCCTCACCGGAGGTGCGGGGGGGAACAGGCTCCCTATCCCTGGAAGCCATCCTGCGCACCGCCCATGACGCAGGACATTCGGATGTCCATCTTGGTGTGGGGGAGCGTCCACGCTTTCGCGCGCGTGGCGAGATTCAAACCACCGATTGGCCCGCCACCGATGACAGGGTGTTTCAAGGATGGCTCCGTGAAATTCTCTCTCCGCAGCAAATCGATTCGTTTTATCGCGACAAAGAACTCGACAGCGCCTTTGCCTTTCCCTTCGTGCGCGTGCGGATCAATTTGCTCGACTCATTGCGTGGCCCAGCGATGGTGCTGAGGCTCATCCCTCAAACCATCCTCAGCTTGGAGCAGCTCAACCTTCCAGAGGTTCTCAAGGATCTGGCAGCCCGCCCCAAAGGACTCGTTCTAATTACAGGGCCGACTGGGTCTGGGAAAAGCACAACCTTGGCCGCGATGATCGATTGGATCAACCGCAATAAAACCTGCCACATCCTCACCATCGAAGATCCGGTGGAATTTGTGCATGAAAGTCAAAAGTCCCTGATTCGTCACCGCGAAGTGGGTTTAAACACCCTGAAGTTCCATCACGCCTTACGAGCAGCCCTGCGGGAAGATCCAGATGTGATCTTGGTGGGAGAAATCCGAGACCAGGAGACCCTCTCAACAGCGCTTGAAGCAGCTCAAACCGGTCACCTGGTATTCGGAACGTTGCACACCAATTCGGCGGTCAAAACCGTCGAACGGGTGCTCGGAATGTATGCACCTGACGAACAACCCAGCGTCCGCCGATCACTCTCTGAATCCTTATTAGGTGTCATTTCTCAGGGGTTGATTCGCACCAACGACGAGAAGCGCGCTGCTTATCAAAAATCCTCGTCAACACAGATGCCTGCCGGGATTACATCCAGCGAGGCTCCCTGGACGAGGTCGAGGAAATCATGGCGCGTAGCAGCTTCGATGGAATGGTCACATCGAATCAATCGCTTCAAGCGCTTGTCGAAACGGGACGGGTCGAATCAGAACAGGCAATTGCCGTGAGCTTGAGGCCCAGTGAGCTGGCCCAAGCCCTACGCGGCAGAGATTAATCAGCCGGCGTTGAACACTCTCGAGACCAGCACCACGGCCAGTCCTGCCGACAAACCGATCATGGCGAGACGACCATTCCAAATCTCCGCCTGAGGGGTGAAGCCACGCTTCCACTCGTTGAGTTCAGCCGATCCCACGGGTTCAGGGGTCTGAATTGCTGTTTTTTGCCCGGACTGGTCTGCCATGCCTCCCCTTTTTTGTGTGCCACCTTACGGGCATTTTTCAAAAGGCAGGTGAAGCGTCGTAAAGCGCATCAGCCCGTTCCAACGGCCAACGAGCTGCAACTCCTGTTTCATCGCTTGACGACAGCACCCCTCGGCTCAAACGGTTGAGCGCTGCCGCTCCAATCATGGCGGCGTTATCGGTGCAATAAGCAAGAGGAGCAATCGATATGGCAACACCATGCTGCTTGCCCTGTTTCGCCATCAGCAGTCGTAGGCGCTGATTCGCAGCGACACCACCCACCATCACAAGCTGCGTGAGGTTGTGATCAAGGGCACAACGGATGGCGCGTTCCACCAAAACATCTGCCACCACCTGCTCAAAACTGGCCGCAAGATCAGCCAGAGGCAGATCACCCCCAGAGCTTTGGCATGACTCAACAGTGCGCAGCATGGCTGTCTTCAAGCCACTGAACGAAAAGTCATACGGATGAAACCCGCCGCCGCGCAGTGAGATCCGTCCTTTCGGGAGTGAAAAACGCTTGGCATTCCCCGAAACAGCGATGGCCTGGATTGCGGGACCACCCGGATAGCCAAGACCCAGCAATCGAGCCACCTTGTCAAATGCTTCACCAGCGGCGTCGTCATGGCTTCGGCCGAGTCGTTCCATTTCCCCATTCAGACCAACACGAATCAGCTCGGTGTGGCCACCACTCACCAACAGAACCAAATAAGGAGGAGCGGGTGCTTGCTCACCCAGCGCGGCTGATGCCAAATGCCCCTCGAGGTGATGAATTCCCAGAAAAGGCACCTGATGCAAGGCCGCAAGGGTGCGACCTGTCACCGAGGCCACCATCAAGGCGCCTGCAAGGCCAGGCGCAACGGTCGCTGCGACCGCATTCAATTCAGAAATCGAAAGCGCAGATTCCCGCAAAACCTCCTGCACTAATGCGGGCAAGGCCTCTACATGCCGACGCGAGGCAATCTCTGGAACAACCCCACCCCAGAGGGCATGTTCCTCCACTTGTGACGCAATTCGAGACGCCAAAACCTCAACGCTGCCATCGGCTTTGTGTCGCACAACGGCAGCGGCTGACTCGTCACAACTTGTTTCGAGGGCGAGCACTGTTTGCATTGTGGTCAAGGCCCTCCCGTAATGTCCGCAAGAGACATCCTGCCTTTCACCGGGCAGTTAAAAACAGGAATCGTCCGATGCGTCGTCTTTTAGCCGTTGTGCTTTCGACCCTCCTGGTGTTCGGCTTCGCCCCCGTCGCAAAGGCGGATGTGGCCGGCTTAACCCCGTGCGCTGAAAGCGCACGCTTCCAGCAACGCGCTTCTGCTGCCTCAACACCCCAGGCGATAGCCCGGTTTGAGATGTACAGCCAAGCGGTTTGCGGAGAAGATGGTTTGCCCCATCTCATCGTTGATGGCCGCTGGAGCCACGCCGGTGACTTCGTCCTTCCCGGGATCATGTTCCTCTACATCAATGGATGTATCGGCTGGGCTGGTCGCGAATATCTCAAAGCTACCCGCGGTAAGAACGCAGCTATGAATGAGATCCAAATCGATCTCAGCATCGCGTTTAAAAGCCTTTTGGCAGCCGCTAGCTGGCCCCTGGCAGCCTTCGGCGAATTGACCAGCGGAAAACTGACGGAAGACGACGCCAAAGTGACCGTCTCCCCGCGCTGATCCACTGCCCACTCACCATCGTCGGTACCCATGAAAAAATTTCTCACCACCGCACCAGTTGTTGCAGCGATTTGGTTCACAGCCACAGCTGGAATCCTGATCGAATGGAACCGCTTTTTCCCTGATCTTCTCTTCCACCCGATGTAATGCGTTCTGAACGCATCACAACCGCCTAAATGCCCCCTCTTCAGAAGGGGGCTTTTTTTGTGGCTGAGGCCTCGAAACGTTGATTAAGGAGCCTGCAGTTGCATGTGCGTCTCGAGCTGTTTCAACGCCTGATCAAGATCGTCGTTGACCACTACCGCATCAAATTCGTTCTGGGCATTGAGCTCCTCACGGGCTCGGGCAAGTCGACGCTGAATCGCATCCTCCGTGTCGGTCCCCCGACCTCGAATCCGCCGCTCTAATTCCGCAAAGCTGGGGGGAGCAAGAAATACTTGAAACGCATCAGGAAAGCTGGTGCGCACCTGTCGGGCACCCTCCAACTCAATTTCTAAAAGCACAGGCCGACCAGCCGCGAGATGCTCCTCCACAGGATCGCGAGGTGTGCCATAGCAATTGCTGGCGAACTCAGCCCATTCGAGCAATCCTCCCGCCGCTACAAGCGCATCAAAGGTGTCGCGAGGGTGAAAGAAATAACTCACCCCCTCTTCTTCCCCCGCGCGCGGCTGCCGGGTTGTTGCTGAAACAGAGAGCCAAATTTCAGGATGTTGATCCAGCAATCGCTTCACCAACGTTCCCTTGCCCACGCCGCTCGGTCCTGTAAGCACGGTGAGCCTGCCGTTGTGTGCCATCCGGAGAACTACGTGAGCAAGCAGAGTAGGAAGCATCCCACTGCCACTTGGTGATAGCGACGGCCAGCCTTCAACCGATGGATCTCACAACCCTGCGGGCGGTGCTGTGGGATCTGCGCGGCCGTGTTCTTCCCAGTCGTTTCGAGAAAGCACAACAACCCAGCCCAGGCACCATTCAGTTGGGCTTTCGCAGCCTTGAAGGCATGGTGTGGCTTGAACTGAGTTGGCAAGCAGACTCACCCCGCCTCACAGAAGTCAATCCCCCACCTAGAGAAGGTTCGGGCAGCACCTTGGCGCAACAACTCCAACACAGCTTGCGCCAGTTAGCCCTTGTGAAGCTCCACCAAGAAGGGTTCGAGCGCGTGGTGGAATTTCAGTTCGCACCCCGACCGGGAGAGCCCATTCAACGGGTGCTGGTTTTGGAACTCATGGGTCGCCACAGCAATTTGCTGTTGCTGGATGAGCAAAGACGCGTTGTCGCTCCCGGACGACAGGTGCGCGACCATCAATCCAGGGTTCGTCCGATCAGCACAGGCGACGCTTACTGCCCACCGCCGCCGCTTCAGGGACATCGACCGGACAAAACGGAGCGATTCGAGCGTTGGAAAGAGCGACTGAGCTTGATTCCGATCCCGCTCAAGAAAGCTCTTCAACAGACTTATCAAGGGATTAGTCCCGCATTGGCCACTCAACTGGCCGGAAGTTGGCTGGCAACCTCTGTGGATCAGCTGGAGGATGAACAATGGCAAACCCTTCATCGCCGCTGGTGTCGATGGCTGGAGCAGCTGGAGAGCGAAACGTTTGATCTCCAAACCAATCCCAATGGGAGCTATCGCGTATGGGGAGAGGGTCCAGCAGCGTCAACGCATGATTCGCTAGCCCTTGGCCTAGGCAAGCTTTATCAAGAACGGCTCGGGCAACGCGTCTTAGCCAAAGCCCAAGAGGAACTACGTCAAAAAATCGAGCGCTGGCGCTCAAAAGAAGAATCTGAGTTGAACGATCAACAGCAGCGACTCAAGGCCACCGAAAACCATGCCGAGATTCAGCAACAAGCTGATGCCCTTCTCTGTCTGCAGCACCCCAACCGAGATCAGATCAGCGAGGCACAAAAGCTCTACAAACGCGCCCGCAAATTGCGACGATCCGTCGCAATCCTGAATGAACGAATCGATCACCACCAACAACGCCTCGCTCTCATTCACGGCAGCGAAGGCTTCATCGAGGAACAACTCGAAGCGATGTGGCAAGACGACCTGGCTCGAAAAATCGGTTTACAGGAACTTCAACGGGAACTCGACGACCTCCTCTCGCCAGGGGAGCATCCCCAATCGAAACGTCGACAAAAACAGAACCAGCCCCAACCCCTGGAGCTCACAAGCCCCAGTGGCATTTTGGTTCAAGTGGGACGCAATCATCGACAGAACGACTGGATCAGCTTGCGTCAGGCTCGCAGCGGCGACCTTTGGTTCCATGCCCAGGAATGTCCGGGAAGTCATGTCGTACTTAAAAGCTCCAACGCTCTGGCGGATGAGGACGACCTTCAACTCGCGACGGATCTGGCGGCCTACTTCAGTCGAGCACGGGGGAACTCCATCGCTTCGGTGGTGATGGTTCCAACCGATCAGCTGCAGAGGATTGCTGGTGCCGGACCCGGCACCGTTCGCCATGGATCCGGCGAAATTCGCTGGGGACATCCGCAACGCATAAAGCAACGCCTCTTTCCCCCTAGCTTGGTTTGAAAGACGGGCTGACTTGAACCTTCGCCCCTCCCGCGTCCGTGCCTGAACGCCTCGACGGTCCCCCAGCCCTTCAACCCCCTCCGCCGATCCGCATTGGTCGAGGGCCAGACGATGCCGACCTACCCCATGAGGTGGAAATGCCTCTCATGGAGCATTTGGAAGAACTGCGCGGACGGGTTCTCAAGAGTTTGCTGGCCGTGGTCATCGGAGCAGCGCTTTGTCTAGTCGGTGTGAAACCCCTGGTTCGCCTGCTGGAAGCACCAGCAAAGGGAATTCACTTCCTGCAACTCGCGCCTGGGGAGTTCCTGTTCGTCTCGTTGAAAGTGGCTGGCTATGCCGGCCTCACCCTGGCCTTGCCCTACGTGCTGTTCCAGTTATTGGCATTTGTGCTGCCAGGTCTCACTGTGCGGGAACGGCGCTTAATCGCTCCGGCCGTTGCTGGCTCAGCCGTGTTGTTTTTAGTTGGTCTCACCTTTGCCTGGTGGGCCCTGGTTCCAGCGGCACTGAACTTCTTGGTGAGCTACGGGGCTGACGTGGTGGAACCGCTTTGGTCGATTGAGCGTTACCTGGATTTCGTTTTACTGCTGATGTTGGCCACAGGACTGGCCTTTCAACTGCCAGTGCTGCAGCTCCTTCTTGGCGTTCTTGGACTCGTCCGCTGGCGTTCGATGCTCGGGGCTTGGCGCTGGG
The DNA window shown above is from Synechococcus sp. CC9902 and carries:
- the wecB gene encoding non-hydrolyzing UDP-N-acetylglucosamine 2-epimerase, which gives rise to MADQPRVTIVLGTRPEAIKLAPVIRTFQACEAITTRVVLTGQHREMVTQVMDLFGLQADRDLNLMAPRQTLTHVTCAALQGLRDDFHDFPPQIVLVQGDTTTAFAAGLAAFYEQIPVGHVEAGLRTDNLLDPFPEEANRRLLSQIATLHFAPTLKAEQNLRASGVVGDLSVTGNTVIDALLLMAEKAPEVHFEGLDWTSQRVILATVHRRENWGDRLGDIASGIRLVLDRFPDTALLLPLHRNPTVRDPLKALLGDHPRVVLTEPLDYDRLVAAMKGCTLLLTDSGGLQEEAPALGKPVLVLRRTTERPEAVDAGTARLVGTDPADILEEASRLLGDSEAYESMSRAVNPFGDGQASARILDLCRRHLGV
- the tsaD gene encoding tRNA (adenosine(37)-N6)-threonylcarbamoyltransferase complex transferase subunit TsaD, translating into MQTVLALETSCDESAAAVVRHKADGSVEVLASRIASQVEEHALWGGVVPEIASRRHVEALPALVQEVLRESALSISELNAVAATVAPGLAGALMVASVTGRTLAALHQVPFLGIHHLEGHLASAALGEQAPAPPYLVLLVSGGHTELIRVGLNGEMERLGRSHDDAAGEAFDKVARLLGLGYPGGPAIQAIAVSGNAKRFSLPKGRISLRGGGFHPYDFSFSGLKTAMLRTVESCQSSGGDLPLADLAASFEQVVADVLVERAIRCALDHNLTQLVMVGGVAANQRLRLLMAKQGKQHGVAISIAPLAYCTDNAAMIGAAALNRLSRGVLSSSDETGVAARWPLERADALYDASPAF
- the tatC gene encoding twin-arginine translocase subunit TatC — its product is MEMPLMEHLEELRGRVLKSLLAVVIGAALCLVGVKPLVRLLEAPAKGIHFLQLAPGEFLFVSLKVAGYAGLTLALPYVLFQLLAFVLPGLTVRERRLIAPAVAGSAVLFLVGLTFAWWALVPAALNFLVSYGADVVEPLWSIERYLDFVLLLMLATGLAFQLPVLQLLLGVLGLVRWRSMLGAWRWVVLGSALAGAVLTPSTDPITMLLLASAITGLFVVGVGLVALTEQLKPETP
- a CDS encoding chlorophyll a/b-binding protein, which gives rise to MADQSGQKTAIQTPEPVGSAELNEWKRGFTPQAEIWNGRLAMIGLSAGLAVVLVSRVFNAG
- a CDS encoding Rqc2 family fibronectin-binding protein, which produces MDLTTLRAVLWDLRGRVLPSRFEKAQQPSPGTIQLGFRSLEGMVWLELSWQADSPRLTEVNPPPREGSGSTLAQQLQHSLRQLALVKLHQEGFERVVEFQFAPRPGEPIQRVLVLELMGRHSNLLLLDEQRRVVAPGRQVRDHQSRVRPISTGDAYCPPPPLQGHRPDKTERFERWKERLSLIPIPLKKALQQTYQGISPALATQLAGSWLATSVDQLEDEQWQTLHRRWCRWLEQLESETFDLQTNPNGSYRVWGEGPAASTHDSLALGLGKLYQERLGQRVLAKAQEELRQKIERWRSKEESELNDQQQRLKATENHAEIQQQADALLCLQHPNRDQISEAQKLYKRARKLRRSVAILNERIDHHQQRLALIHGSEGFIEEQLEAMWQDDLARKIGLQELQRELDDLLSPGEHPQSKRRQKQNQPQPLELTSPSGILVQVGRNHRQNDWISLRQARSGDLWFHAQECPGSHVVLKSSNALADEDDLQLATDLAAYFSRARGNSIASVVMVPTDQLQRIAGAGPGTVRHGSGEIRWGHPQRIKQRLFPPSLV
- the gmk gene encoding guanylate kinase, which codes for MAHNGRLTVLTGPSGVGKGTLVKRLLDQHPEIWLSVSATTRQPRAGEEEGVSYFFHPRDTFDALVAAGGLLEWAEFASNCYGTPRDPVEEHLAAGRPVLLEIELEGARQVRTSFPDAFQVFLAPPSFAELERRIRGRGTDTEDAIQRRLARAREELNAQNEFDAVVVNDDLDQALKQLETHMQLQAP
- a CDS encoding photosystem I reaction center subunit III, with the translated sequence MRRLLAVVLSTLLVFGFAPVAKADVAGLTPCAESARFQQRASAASTPQAIARFEMYSQAVCGEDGLPHLIVDGRWSHAGDFVLPGIMFLYINGCIGWAGREYLKATRGKNAAMNEIQIDLSIAFKSLLAAASWPLAAFGELTSGKLTEDDAKVTVSPR
- the psaJ gene encoding photosystem I reaction center subunit IX: MKKFLTTAPVVAAIWFTATAGILIEWNRFFPDLLFHPM